One Ascaphus truei isolate aAscTru1 chromosome 9, aAscTru1.hap1, whole genome shotgun sequence genomic region harbors:
- the INKA2 gene encoding PAK4-inhibitor INKA2, with amino-acid sequence MDQYLRRLKQELLSMKEVGEGLQDQMNCMMGALQELKLLQVQAALEQLEISGAQNQVYSVGQNQCCRNGREAFEVRKESSQRAEKPTTGVRSPDNRLLAFSQGFQAVSSLNSSMPGTSQGHQVFSEQGRETEIRHLSSSNILAAVESWPTTESQFTGVDFESQHPMDVTIVLSDQEKCIDEPVPDEAKDWTSSLMSQSRNRQPLVLGDNIFADLVGNWLDLPELEKKGGKTDNILSVSRSQEIYKKFSLTANFFKKFLRSVRPDRDKLLKEKPGWLQAEDQAAEISKRPKKAKKQNSVFYFPSQSDIKSTHSKAEKRGKKEEKCNATRRTCTTEGQKKKDYVHTGFDMNTAVWV; translated from the coding sequence TTGTCAATGAAAGAAGTTGGAGAAGGTTTGCAAGACCAGATGAATTGTATGATGGGAGCACTGCAGGAGCTGAAACTCCTCCAGGTCCAGGCTGCTTTGGAGCAGCTGGAGATTTCAGGGGCGCAGAACCAAGTCTACAGTGTGGGACAGAATCAGTGCTGCCGAAATGGTAGGGAGGCTTTTGAGGTCAGGAAGGAGTCCAGCCAACGGGCTGAGAAGCCAACGACAGGTGTCAGAAGTCCAGACAACAGATTGTTGGCTTTCAGCCAAGGGTTTCAGGCTGTGAGCTCTCTCAACTCTTCCATGCCAGGCACAAGTCAAGGTCATCAGGTATTCTCAGAACaagggagagagactgaaatcAGACACCTGTCCTCCTCTAACATTTTGGCTGCAGTAGAGTCTTGGCCAACTACTGAGTCACAGTTCACAGGAGTTGACTTTGAGAGCCAGCATCCTATGGATGTTACAATTGTCCTTTCAGACCAGGAAAAGTGTATAGATGAGCCTGTGCCTGATGAGGCAAAAGACTGGACATCTTCTCTTATGTCCCAGAGCCGAAATAGGCAGCCTCTTGTCTTGGGTGATAACATCTTTGCAGATCTTGTGGGCAACTGGTTGGATTTGCCGGAgttggaaaaaaaagggggaaagacgGACAACATTTTGAGTGTCAGCAGGTCCCAGGAGATCTACAAAAAGTTCTCCCTTACAGCCAACTTCTTCAAGAAGTTCTTGAGAAGTGTGCGACCAGACAGGGATAAACTTCTGAAGGAGAAGCCTGGCTGGCTCCAGGCTGAAGACCAAGCAGCCGAGATATCCAAGAGACCAAAAAAAGCAAAGAAACAGAACAGCGTTTTTTACTTTCCATCCCAGTCAGACATAAAAAGCACGCACAGCAAAGCTGAAAAACGTGGTAAAAAGGAGGAGAAATGTAATGCAACACGCAGGACCTGCACCACTGAAGGGCAGAAGAAGAAAGACTATGTTCACACAGGGTTTGACATGAACACGGCTGTTTGGGTTTAA